From one Chanodichthys erythropterus isolate Z2021 chromosome 3, ASM2448905v1, whole genome shotgun sequence genomic stretch:
- the LOC137014677 gene encoding uncharacterized protein isoform X3, producing MYPVTSVSSDRLVTSRCVNLIHEIICDSADGTHFSCESIFRVRNETEATLNSDVLDEVTPSLQCSDQLWWISVLLIFLLLAFFCFTLRKRIFRCFSKAVPSVCNDLDKRDPESDGTLMKIKSDSLNHSESDGTLMKVRSDSLNHSESAGL from the exons ATGTATCCTGTGACGTCTGTATCATCTGATCGACTCGTCACTTCTCGCTGTGTGAATCTGATTCATGAGATCATCTGTGATTCTGCTGATGGA ACTCATTTCAGTTGTGAGAGCATCTTCAGAG tgAGGAATGAAACTGAAGCGACTCTAAACTCAG ATGTTCTCGATGAAGTGACTCCGTCTCTCCAGTGCTCAG ATCAGTTGTGGTGGATTTCTGTTCTCTTGATATTCCTTCTTCTGGCATTTTTCTGTTTCACGCTGAGGAAAAGGATCTTCAG ATGTTTTTCAAAGGCAGTGCCGTCCGTCTGCAATGATTTAGACAAGAG GGATCCTGAATCTGACGGGACTCTGATGAAGATCAAatctgattcactgaatcactcTGAATCTGATGGGACTCTGATGAAGGTCAGgtctgattcactgaatcactcTGAATCTGCAGGACTCTGA
- the LOC137014677 gene encoding uncharacterized protein isoform X2, which translates to MHNINMTCGEIQSSVGFVFVILPVILNQTVNDPDCEQSWYTEHWNMNTINKTCGEIQTEEGFEYRLLSNILNQTSDDCEQSWYSKDGRLLADPSDPHKLMYPVTSVKSDRLVTSYCVDELHHEIQCHFKRITHETVFRVFNDTDSSSGSTQTPDSHQFWWISALFFIMIVLLLLICFMLRKRIFRIGVC; encoded by the exons ATGCACAACATCAACATGACGTGTGGAGAGATTCAGTCCTCAGTGGGGTTTGTGTTCGTGATTCTGCCTGTGATTCTGAATCAAACAGTCAATGATCCTGACTGTGAGCAGAGCTGGTATACAGAG CACTGGAACATGAACACAATCAATAAAACATGTGGAGAGATTCAGACTGAAGAAGGGTTTGAATACAGACTTCTGTCTAATATACTGAATCAAACCAGTGATGACTGTGAGCAGAGCTGGTATTCAAAG GACGGGCGTCTGTTAGCAGATCCATCAGATCCACACAAACTGATGTATCCTGTGACGTCTGTAAAATCTGATCGACTCGTCACATCTTACTGTGTGGATGAACTTCATCATGAGATTCAGTGTCATTTTAAAAGA aTCACACATGAGACCGTGTTCAGAG tgtttAATGACACAGACTCCAGCAGCGGATCGACGCAAACTCCAGATTCAC ATCAGTTCTGGTGGATTTCTGCTCTTTTCTTCATCATGATTGTTCTTCTGCTCTTGATCTGTTTCATGCTGCGTAAAAGGATCTTCAG GATTGGCGTCTGTTAG
- the LOC137014677 gene encoding uncharacterized protein isoform X1 codes for MHNINMTCGEIQSSVGFVFVILPVILNQTVNDPDCEQSWYTEHWNMNTINKTCGEIQTEEGFEYRLLSNILNQTSDDCEQSWYSKDGRLLADPSDPHKLMYPVTSVKSDRLVTSYCVDELHHEIQCHFKRITHETVFRVFNDTDSSSGSTQTPDSHQFWWISALFFIMIVLLLLICFMLRKRIFSCVSRAVTRIIYSQSHLNHFFTHSHLPIYTIYIFCIVTFLALVMLCKLSNCNEGGTQSKIHMQSFIKC; via the exons ATGCACAACATCAACATGACGTGTGGAGAGATTCAGTCCTCAGTGGGGTTTGTGTTCGTGATTCTGCCTGTGATTCTGAATCAAACAGTCAATGATCCTGACTGTGAGCAGAGCTGGTATACAGAG CACTGGAACATGAACACAATCAATAAAACATGTGGAGAGATTCAGACTGAAGAAGGGTTTGAATACAGACTTCTGTCTAATATACTGAATCAAACCAGTGATGACTGTGAGCAGAGCTGGTATTCAAAG GACGGGCGTCTGTTAGCAGATCCATCAGATCCACACAAACTGATGTATCCTGTGACGTCTGTAAAATCTGATCGACTCGTCACATCTTACTGTGTGGATGAACTTCATCATGAGATTCAGTGTCATTTTAAAAGA aTCACACATGAGACCGTGTTCAGAG tgtttAATGACACAGACTCCAGCAGCGGATCGACGCAAACTCCAGATTCAC ATCAGTTCTGGTGGATTTCTGCTCTTTTCTTCATCATGATTGTTCTTCTGCTCTTGATCTGTTTCATGCTGCGTAAAAGGATCTTCAG CTGTGTTTCGAGAGCAGTGACACGAATCATTTACAgtcaatcacatttaaaccacTTTTTCACTCATTCTCATTTACCCATTTatactatttatatattttgtattgttaCATTTCTTGCTCTTGTAATGCTTTGTAAGTTGTCTaactgtaacgaaggcgggactcagagtaagatccacatgcaaagctttattaaatgttga
- the LOC137007966 gene encoding GTPase IMAP family member 9-like has translation MTDTEPLLSSDNSNVFYNSHIALTSEVRMILVGKIGTGKSATGNTILGQEVFYSEISPKEVTIECSKQCAPQGGRIISVIDMPGFCGSMTKEDMKEKIKQCVDLSVPGPHVFLLVINLGVRYTAEEVNTVKLIQENFGGDAVRYTIVLFTHADQLKRKTLQQYVGECQPLKSLTDRCGGRYHAFNNEDMMNRTQVAELMEKIDRMIEENGGNHYTNEMFKEAQKKIKRKEMKKKAIDVALGVGSAVGTGAAIAGGVVLGVTEAVAVPAVLIAAGAATGVGMGVKLVVDKVKDHREKKNN, from the coding sequence CATCTGAGGTCAGGATGATTCTGGTGGGAAAGATTGGAACAGGAAAGAGTGCGACAGGAAACACCATCCTGGGACAGGAAGTGTTTTATTCAGAAATTTCACCTAAAGAGGTCACAATAGAGTGCAGTAAACAATGTGCACCACAAGGAGGAAGAATCATCTCTGTAATTGACATGCCAGGGTTTTGTGGATCAATGACTAAAGAAGACATGAAGGAAAAGATAAAGCAGTGTGTTGATCTGTCAGTTCCTGGTCCTCATGTGTTTCTGCTGGTGATCAATCTGGGTGTGAGATATACAGCAGAGGAGGTGAACACGGTCAAACTGATTCAGGAGAACTTTGGAGGAGATGCTGTGCGCTACACCATCGTTCTGTTCACTCACGCCGATCAGCTGAAACGTAAAACTTTGCAACAGTATGTAGGAGAATGTCAGCCTCTAAAGAGTCTTACTGACAGGTGCGGGGGCAGATATCACGCATTCAACAATGAAGACATGATGAATCGCACTCAGGTCGCTGAACTGATGGAGAAGATTGACAGAATGATAGAAGAAAATGGAGGAAACCATTACACTAATGAAATGTTTAAAGAAGCTCAGAAAAAGATTAAAAGAAAAGAGATGAAAAAAAAGGCAATTGATGTTGCACTGGGTGTTGGATCAGCTGTAGGAACAGGAGCAGCAATAGCAGGTGGTGTCGTCTTGGGAGTAACAGAGGCTGTGGCTGTACCTGCCGTTTTAATTGCAGCTGGTGCTGCAACTGGAGTGGGAATGGGTGTGAAACTTGTTGTGGACAAGGTCAAGGAccacagagagaaaaagaaCAATTAG